In Methanocella sp., the DNA window TATTACTTGTTTTCCTTTAAGGGCGTCTTCCAGCCTTCCCTCCACCAGGCCATTTACGACGAGGGCGCCCATGCCATGGTCGATCAAAAAGCCCGGCAGCGCCAGGTCCACGCACGTCTCTATGCCCTTTAGCGCCGATGCATCGATGGCCTGCTGCAAACAGCCCTCAAGCGTCACGCCGTCAACGTCCGTGGCCTTAATGAGCCCCGCACCTGTCTTATAGGCCATCCAGGCGGCGATGGTATCCGAGGTCACGTCCCATGAGTGGGGGAGCTCGTCCTGCCGCCGGAGCACCTCATAGGGCAGGATGATACGGATGCCCTTTTTTCTAACAAGTAAAGGCGTAAGCTCGATCCCCGTCTTATCGTGCAGATAATAGGCGTACTGGTCCATCGCCAGCACGGCCATCCAGTGGGCGGCGTCCTCCGAGAGGCGGCGCTCTTTATCTATGTCCCGGATAAGGCCTGCAAAAGGTCCCCCGCCGGGCACGACCAGCACGTCAGCCCCCGAGTTCGCCACGCGCCTTAAAACCTCGGGAGCCTTATCGAACAGGCTGCCTCCCAGCTTCAATACGAACAACGTCACCACCCCAAGCCGCTCTTGATCATATTATAGGCGATGTAGAGAAGCATGGCGTAAAAGATATACTTAATGTATTTCGTGCGCAGGCGCTCGGAGATCCGGGTGCCGAGATGCGCTCCGATGAAAGAGCCCGGGATGATGGCGGCTGCGGTGAGCAGGGCTTCCTCGGCCGAGAATAGCGTCCCGGAGCTTAAATAGAAATAGATGATGGCACCGATGGAAGAGGCCAGGATGATGGTGGCGAGCGAGTTGGCGATCGCCTGTCTGAGAGGCATCTTGAATATACTATTGAGCACGGGCACGGCGATGGTCCCGCCGCCCAGCCCCAGAAGGGCGCCCAGGAGCCCCATGCCGAAGCCCAGGCCAGCAAGGCCGGCTTCCGTCCTCGCGTCGGGCTCCTTCATCGACTCGGAATCGACAGCGTTCCTTCGTAATAAGGCGTTAGCGATCAGAAAAAGCAGAAACATGCCGAATAGCACCTTGAGCGCCGCCTCGGGGCTCCGGGTAGCGATAAATGTGCCGATGACTATGCCGGCGATGGAGCCGACGTTCATGACGAAGATTATACGGCGGTTGAGAAGGCCCATTTTCCTGTACCTGAGCGTGGCCGAGGTGGAAACGACCACGTTGTTCAGCAGCGATATGCCGATTGCCAGGTGTATGGGAAGCCCGAAGAGCAGCGTGAGGGCCGGGACGAGGATCGTGGCGCCGCCGATGCCAAGCATGCCGCCGAACAGGCCGGAAACCGCGCCCGTGATAAAGAACAGAGCCAGGCTCAGCCAGAGCTCCATGTTAAGCCTCCAGTAAGATATTCGCTGCCACGATGATTCATTTATCGTGGCTCGTACTTTAATTTAACCGGATGAAAAAAACGTCTTTTATGAAATCGTGCCAGAGCACGTGCATTTCACCGAATACACTGGTTACATGTGCCTTATGCCGTTATATTCCGACGGCACATGTGCTGAAAAATCATATCCTCTTGATAACATGTTTTGAAAAATCATATTTTATTGGCACACGTTTCGATAAAATATATCGCACAAAATCATGGAAACGATAAAACCTGTATCGGCATGCACAAGCCTGTTTATGTATAATATGCGGCGGCTGTCAGAAATTTTATAATAATTATACGATAATATATTTGAGCATCCATACGATAATTGCTATTGTAGGGATGGGAAAGATTGTGGCAAGTTGACCACAATGCGACGGACCTCGTGTCCGTCGGTCTTTATGGCCCTCACCTTATCCATTACCCTCCCCATCACCCTGGTCGGTGATGGCTACTCTTGCGGCGGTGTGCAACACCGCCGCACTACCCTCAAATGATATACCCTTGAAAAAACGAACCATAACCTGAATACCCTCGAAAAACGTACTACCCTCAAAAACGATTACCCTCCTTTTTCCTATAAATTTGATTTGTTGAATAAGTCTTATATGTCCTGCACTTCTCCGGCTTAAGCCCGCGAAGCTTGTTAAGTTCGCGAAGACTTTATTAAAGAAATTAAAGCTGTGTCGAATATGCCCCTTTAAGTCTCAGAGTGTACGGAGGCACTATTTTTCACCACAAAGGCACGAAGAGCACGGAGGCCCACAAAGACTTTTTTATAATTAAGAGACAAAGGGCACAAAGCCGCTTTTTGAGCTTATAAGATACAGGATATGAAGGCGCAGGGGTAAAAAGTGCTCTCGTTCATTCCACTGTGTCATTGTATCCTTCGTGCCCTGATCGCCAATGAACCGGCTTTGTGTACTTTGTAACTTAATCTAAAAAAAGACTTTGTGGGCCTCCGTGCCATCGTGCCTTTGTGGTGAAAATAGTGCCCTCCATGCCCTTAAAAAGCTTAAAATACAAAAGCAATTCAACATATAAATTTAAGTAACGCTTAAGTATTTTAATTGACACGGGCAGAGGGGCTCCCAATAATTTTATTTTTTATTATTTACCAGTACAACGACCCCTGCCATGGCTATCATAGCAGCCAGGGCCTCGAACCCTGGCGTAGGCTTCGGCGTTGGCGTCGCAGTGGGCGTCGGAGCTGGCGCCGTGGTCGGCGAAGGGGTTATCGTGGGCGTCACGGTGATCGTTGGCGTCGGCCTGGGGGCGGCAGTCGGCGTGGGCGTATCCGTGGGCAGTGCCGGCTTTGAGGCGATGGCGAGAAAAACGGGGCGGGAGCCTACGGAGATAGTTTTAGTCACGTTCCCGATACTTCCCGGCAGGCCGCTCGTATCGATGACCGAGACCGAGTTGGAGCCGGAATTGGATACATAGGCCTTTCGGCCGTCGGGGCTGAAGAGGATGTGCTGCGGCGAGCCGCCGACGTCGATCGTGCCCACGATGTTCCGGGACGACGTGTTGATGGCGACGACCCTGTTATCCGACGGTAAAGTAACATAAAGCGTGGAGCCGTCGGGGCTGATGGCCAGGCCTCCTGGGTTCGACGGTACGGCGATGTCGGATTTGATAAAGTAGTCATGGACTTTAAGGGCTATCACCTTTTTCTGGTCCATCAGGCTGACATATGCAAACTCGGTATCAGGGGAGAACGCGCAGTCGACGCTCTTGCCGAAGTCGATCTCCGGCGAGGCGGACTCGCCAGAAGGCATCTTATAGAGCCCGACAGTCGTGAAACTGGTGCTTCCCAGGCACGCCATGCTGCCGTCCGGGCTGATGGCCATGACGTCCTTGCTTCTGGGCAGGGCGATCTTCTGGGCCACGTCGCCGCTCCCGATCCTTACGAGGTTAATATAGGTGCCGTAAAGGACATAATAGCCGGAGCCGTCGGGGCTGACGGCGATCGCGTGCGGGCTCGAGCCCATGCCGACGTTGCGGCTGCTGTCGGTCTTCGTGTCGATGATATGGACGCCGTCGTTGCTGGCCACATAAACGTAATAGCCGGTCGAGTCGGCCGCCAGGCCGAGGATCTGGCTCTCGATGTCCATGGAATTCACGACCGAATCGTTCTGCATGTCCACTATCGTGACAGTTCTTTCGTCCGTATTCCCCACGTAGAGAAAACCCTGCCCCGGAGACGGGGCCTCGGCCTGCGCCCCGGCGCAAAATAATATCAACACTGCCGCGATGGTGATCGTTAAGATGGCCCACTTCATCGTCGTACCTCAAGCGATTAATTGTGAATATATGCCGCATCGAATATAAAAGGGAAACGTATATAGATAGGCCATTATAATTTAGGAAGGATGTCGAGAGAGCTTAGCGAGTATGACTGGCAGATCCTGAAAAAGCTGTGCCCCGAACTTGATGACGGCACGTGCGTCTCGTCGGGCCACATGTATCGCTCCATACTGCCGCCCCTGTCGCGCCACTATTCTAAGTCTAAAGAGGATTTTATGGAGCGGGTCGAGAAACTGAGCGATGCGGAGCTGGATTATCTCATATGTCTGGCGGAGAACGGCGAGGAGAGCCTTACGTGTATTGTTCCGGAGCATAAGGAAGCGTTTCTCGAGATGGTCGGGCGCAGGGCGTCTAAGGAGAGGGCGACAAAGCTCCGGAAGTTCATTGACTTTTTAGAGACGCTCGGATAATTATCGTACAAATTTTTCTCGCTCTTTAACATTAGCTGGATGAGAAAAAAAATCGTGTGCTAGTGATTGGTAGCTAATTCTTTTATTTTTTTAAGAACGGCCACAGCGTCCTCGGCCTTCAGGTTCAGCGGCCTTTTTTCAATAAATACCGAAAGAG includes these proteins:
- a CDS encoding amino acid kinase, translated to MTLFVLKLGGSLFDKAPEVLRRVANSGADVLVVPGGGPFAGLIRDIDKERRLSEDAAHWMAVLAMDQYAYYLHDKTGIELTPLLVRKKGIRIILPYEVLRRQDELPHSWDVTSDTIAAWMAYKTGAGLIKATDVDGVTLEGCLQQAIDASALKGIETCVDLALPGFLIDHGMGALVVNGLVEGRLEDALKGKQVIGTYITSKNHV
- a CDS encoding sulfite exporter TauE/SafE family protein translates to MELWLSLALFFITGAVSGLFGGMLGIGGATILVPALTLLFGLPIHLAIGISLLNNVVVSTSATLRYRKMGLLNRRIIFVMNVGSIAGIVIGTFIATRSPEAALKVLFGMFLLFLIANALLRRNAVDSESMKEPDARTEAGLAGLGFGMGLLGALLGLGGGTIAVPVLNSIFKMPLRQAIANSLATIILASSIGAIIYFYLSSGTLFSAEEALLTAAAIIPGSFIGAHLGTRISERLRTKYIKYIFYAMLLYIAYNMIKSGLGW
- a CDS encoding beta-propeller fold lactonase family protein encodes the protein MKWAILTITIAAVLILFCAGAQAEAPSPGQGFLYVGNTDERTVTIVDMQNDSVVNSMDIESQILGLAADSTGYYVYVASNDGVHIIDTKTDSSRNVGMGSSPHAIAVSPDGSGYYVLYGTYINLVRIGSGDVAQKIALPRSKDVMAISPDGSMACLGSTSFTTVGLYKMPSGESASPEIDFGKSVDCAFSPDTEFAYVSLMDQKKVIALKVHDYFIKSDIAVPSNPGGLAISPDGSTLYVTLPSDNRVVAINTSSRNIVGTIDVGGSPQHILFSPDGRKAYVSNSGSNSVSVIDTSGLPGSIGNVTKTISVGSRPVFLAIASKPALPTDTPTPTAAPRPTPTITVTPTITPSPTTAPAPTPTATPTPKPTPGFEALAAMIAMAGVVVLVNNKK